The Bacillus carboniphilus genome contains a region encoding:
- a CDS encoding response regulator transcription factor, with product MEKILIVEDEQSIARVLAAYLRKEEYEVKLAEDGVKALEILESFHPSLILLDVMMPEKNGWEVLNEVREKYSIPIIMITALSDTDKKLKGFNEGADDYITKPFIGEEVVARVQAMLRRTGKVLEREDVRYYGSLRFDKVSHQVYLNGVEVMCTPKDKALLLFFLEHPNQVFTREQLIEHVWGIDYEGSDRAVDLSIKRLRKSLGNWPKEEGEIKTLRGTGYQFCVCE from the coding sequence ATGGAAAAAATATTAATTGTTGAAGATGAACAATCGATCGCACGTGTGCTAGCAGCTTATCTTCGAAAAGAAGAGTATGAAGTCAAACTGGCTGAAGACGGTGTCAAGGCACTAGAAATCCTAGAATCTTTTCATCCTTCTTTAATTTTATTAGATGTGATGATGCCGGAGAAAAATGGATGGGAGGTATTAAATGAGGTTCGTGAAAAATATTCAATTCCTATCATTATGATCACAGCGTTATCAGATACAGATAAAAAACTGAAGGGGTTTAACGAAGGAGCAGACGATTATATTACAAAACCATTCATTGGAGAGGAAGTAGTCGCTCGTGTTCAAGCAATGTTAAGAAGAACGGGGAAAGTGCTAGAACGTGAAGATGTACGTTATTACGGTTCATTAAGATTCGATAAGGTTAGTCATCAAGTCTACTTAAATGGTGTAGAAGTGATGTGCACACCCAAGGATAAAGCTCTGCTACTTTTTTTCTTAGAACACCCAAACCAAGTGTTTACAAGGGAACAACTGATTGAACATGTATGGGGAATTGATTATGAAGGAAGTGACCGAGCGGTTGATTTATCGATCAAGCGTCTTCGTAAGTCATTAGGAAATTGGCCAAAGGAAGAAGGGGAAATAAAAACATTGAGAGGAACGGGGTATCAGTTCTGTGTTTGTGAATAA